In Quercus robur chromosome 11, dhQueRobu3.1, whole genome shotgun sequence, the sequence TTTTGGCATTCTCTCTTTTTAAGTTATAGCATTCATGAATGTTTACTTAGAACTATTTCATACTTACACTCTTTGACATAAATAAAATAGGGAAGGTGAATGGGGTGATCATGTCACATTGCAGGCTGCCGCAGATTGGGTAAGAGGAGCTTCCCAAACCTTTCTATTTGCTTTCAGCTGTCctgtccttagaaaattttgaacacaTTTGGTCATTGAACCCTCTATTACTTCATAGCCAAAAAAATGTGTATGAGGTCACATTTATTAGTTTCTATTCAGAGGGCGCTAATTAACAGTGCttccttaatttcattttagctattttgagaatatataatatgattacAAATTGCTAACAActttgatattaaaattttgatgcgGAACTTCAAATTGCGAAATTCAGAATTTTATTGGtggaaaaaattttgtgagagCAATTTATTTCTAACTCAAAATTTACCTTCATctaattgtaaataaattggTCGATTATTGATTAGGAAAACACTAGGTGCCTTAATGTTTTTTCATCATCACTTGTGATTTTTATGGaaatttccttttccttttttttctatatGGGTTCATGCAACTTATGATGTACTGATGTACATGTgtgatttaccatttttttttctttgttaatttcttcttttgataaGTGATGCATGTTTACCTTGTGATTGTAGTTTGGTGTCAAGATATTTTTGATTACTTCCTTTAAGGATACTTGTTACACTGAGATTCTTCCCCACATTCAAAAGTCCAAAAGAGGTAAACTTTTTACAAGTATTCATTTATCCCTATGAAACTTGATGTGAATTACAAACTTATATCAAGGTCATAATAGTTCTCATTGATAGATATGTCATACTTTTTATTAGGactcactttttatttttcactcaAATGACTTTTCCGAATTCATTCTTATAGAAAGTTGCAACTTCATGCCCCTTAATTTTTGGGCCATGCCTTAATTTTATACTTGGTAAACTGTGAATATGAAATTAATGAATTGTGGATTTTGCAGTtcttatgttaagcatttgggCAGAGACCCATTACAATTCAATTAATCCAGAAGCAGGTAAACATCTATATAATTATAAACTTCATAACTCAACATATGCTGAGCTTTATGGTTAGATAACCCACCTTAGGCTCCATTCTATTAGTGGACTTAAAAGTATGCTCCTAGCCTCCATAAGAAGAATCAAGtagaaggaaaacaaaatacTCTCTCTTGCCAATTAATCCCACTTCAAATTGACCATTGTAAGAGTTCActtggatacagcttattttgctggaaactgaaaattgaaaacactgtagcaaaataatttttaaatgtgtgaatagtaccgtgggactcatttttaatattttttctgaataaaatgGCTGTGGGTCCTATGAACAGTACATGCACAGTAACTTTGTCTCCTACCTAGAAACACgtgcatcaaaaaaaaaaaaaaaaaaaaaaaaaaaaaacgccagACACAAACGTTCTGGCTTTTTCAGCCGGATCTAAACAGTCACTAAATAAAAGGAGAAAGCACTACTTGGAAACACACATCAAAATATGGGCTGCTAAATGAAGGCGGCTATGCAGTAGTAGTTCCTACCTTGAGTTGATACTAATaccagagaaagaaaaaaaaagactgacTTTATTTAACGACCATTATAGCCTGATGTATCTAATTGTtttgaaactttgtttcttAGCTTTCGCTAACTGTTAGAGGCTAACCTTAATGTAGCTCAATTGAAGAAAAAGACCAACAAGCCCAAGAGACCTTCTATTCAGTAATTATTTGGTACACTCTTCTTCAACTAGAATTGCCTGACTTAATATGTTTATTTCAATATGTATCTGCACTCTCATAACTCTTATTTCCATGTTTTTCCCCCATAACTCTTAATCTGTTTTGAGTTCTGATTTAGCAAGAAATTGTGATTTTGGGCACAAAGTTGTGatttagcaaaagaaaaaaaaaacctatagacAAAACAAATGTAGGAGGCTTtactatagccgcattttttaaaaacgcggctataagtCTCAGCCTATAGCCGTCTTTTagaaaacgcagctataggtgtGAGCCTACAGCCGCGTTTCAAACGCAGCCCAAAGCGGGTCTATAGCCATGTTTTTACAATTTTGCCACCCTTACGTCTCTCTCTACTACTAAGTGTCACgtggctgtttttttttttttttttcccttcttctctccctctctacaGCAGAAAGGGTATTTCATGATTTTGCTGtttgctctttttcttttgagctcCAATTCACTACAACTttggtttgaagtttgaacaacAGATTCTCTGCCCGGCTGTTGTTAAGCTTTTAGGATCAAGAAATAAAGCTGAATTTGTTAAGAAGACCAAACACTACCcattaaaaattcataaaaatgagATAGCTCTTATTCTTAATTAAAATGTTAACGGACTTAAACCATACAAAAGaaagaccaagaaaaaaaaataataaaaacaaagctAGAACTCCTAATAAGTTAGTTTGAGTCATCACGAGATAGTgaagaaaatcaaacaacacAGATCTATATTAAATtatgaaagaaaacaagattaatTTTATAGCAAATTTTAATGGTCTGGCAATGCAAATGGAAGGAGATTATCTGCAAAAGCAAATTAAGGACAAACAAATTTTACAGAACAAAAACCTCATTAAATATCAGGCTGATGAGCAACTGATTGTTTcaataagaataaaaatgacaaagtttagctacaaaattgttTATAGTATAagattacaaccttactcaataaaataaacattattacatattttgaaaatttaactgttgGGTTGCATATTGTTTATACTCTTAATACAAATGCCAACTTTAGTGCCAAtcgaatgttatttattatatgatctataaccttatattttatacataattttaaattacaaaaacttgcaatttaaacaatttattgataatatagctattaatctttaattttctagaaattttacaagtatgaaggatataagaataagaggtaatctaatggtagatttatcaaaatttatatctaataaaaagatattaagtaagattgtaaccttaggctacaaccaattttataactaaattttgtccaaataaaaattatatttaggcCTCTCGTTAATTTTACAACGCAATTAATCAACTTATTAAACTAACTAgttatgtaataattttttagaatcaatataatattaattttcctATTAGGTAGTAGTTGAGATTTACTATAAATAACTGCTACGAGATCCATATTCCATAGACTCCATACCTTAAACTCATAATCATCCTCCCATTTCCTTCTAAAAATGTCTTCCTCACACTTCACCCTCTCCATCTGCCTTCTAACCTTTGCTCTCTTTTTCCAAAGTTCCAAACCACTTTTGGAGCTAGCCTTATCTTCCATTTTTGTTCAAGTTCTGCTGGGAACTTCGCCTCCAATAACTCATGTGAATTAAACCTCAACAATCTCTTGGGAAATCTTTATAACCAAACCCCTCCACAGGGTTTTGGTCTCATTTCAGTTGGTATTTCTCCAAACCAAGCTTATGGGCTTTCACTTTGTCGAGGTGATGTTAGTGCCACAGACTGCCAGACTTGTGTTAATGAGGCTAGCAGTGAAATTCCTCACCCCTGCCCATATAATAAAGGTGCAATTATATGGTACGATAATTGTCTTTTGAAGTACTTGAACACTGACTTCTTTCACCAAATTGATAATCAAAACCAGTTCTCATTGTGGAACCCTCAAAACGCTAGCAATACCACAACATTTACCAATCAAACAAGGGAGTTGTTGAGCCTACTAGCCACAGAAGCAACACTCACCCCAAAACTCTATGCAGTTGGAGAGCTAGACTATGCAGTTGGTGGTTCATATAAGCTCTATGGTTTGGTACAATGCACCAGGGATCTTTCTAGCAATGACTGCTTCAAATGTCTTGACGGTATAATTGGTGAACTTCCTGATTGTTGTAATGGTAAAGTCGGGGGAAGAGTTGCCACTGGGAGATGCAACATAAGAAATGAGATTTACCCTTTCTTTAGTTTTTAGGTAATATGTGTAAAATTcttctaaaaacaaaagataatatGCGTAAGATAATAGGTGTTGGTTGTATAAACACGTTTTTGATTTtccattttgcaaaaaaaaaatgcaatattAACTGCTGCTTTGCATTGGTTGCATGTTTCAAACTGTTGTTGAAATATTGAATAAAGCTTCCTTTTGTTTCTTACTATGATTGTTGTGGAAGAATGACAAATTTCGCTTCCATTTAAACTTAGGCTCCTTTTGTTTccatgtataatttattctGACACAATATAGTTTAAGGAAACATAcatttaagaaaattatttattttaatttttataaaagaaaatgttataattattacagattttacttcaaaatatttacaaattagtGTGATAAATAACACAATTGGTAGACTTCAACActtaataaatgaatgtttaaataaatctatatatatataataactggTGTTTAACCCGTGCAATGTGCGGGATCATTTTACATATTAATGATCTTTGCATCCAACATAACCTTAGTTCTCATACTTTTACTACATACATTCAAACctaaataattttgtatatttaaacATATAGTATCTAATATcccctaaaatttttaaatattagtcTCTTCAAATCGCTTCATGTATGTACTTCCATTCTCCAAGAGACCACTTGGACTAACATATGATATGAGCAACCACCATTGTTATTACTTTCATTGCAATCAAATGAGTTCGAATGAGGGGAATACTCTAGAATACCTGAATTTTGTATGCAAATAtgcaatatcttcaaaagcatCCAATATCACAtactaataataacaatttattatagTGGAAATCACATAGAAAATAGGGCAAATATATCCAACTGAATTGGTATGTCATCATTGTCTAAACATTTGGGACTAAATCTTCAAAGTCGAGTCAATACATTAAGGAGGATATTAAGCTAATCCAAAATATCATTGTAAGAAGCAGTTATAGCACTGAATATGTCAAGAGTTTGATGAAAcctaatacaaaaaatgaacacaatAATTACATAATGGCAAGATGATAGGCTTGTAATTTAGATTATATATAGACcatcaagaaaatatattcaattGCAGGTCTATTTTGTCACAGTTCTGTTATGGGAGAAATGAATATATGTTGAAagttgataatatatatatatatatatatatatatttaaaaggcctttgcaaaacttttttttttaacaaaacaataGTGGTATTTATTGAGAACTTATAAAACTTGTACATCAGTAACTATtaaagaaactcaaattagaattttaaattagaatttcaattttgtactatatgtcctaaattatttattcttaaggagttttatttcttaattttagaattaaatgtAGGACCACATCCTAAATATTAATCCAAGTgtgttattaagtacaaaaaccaaaaattctAGAATatgtaattgtaaaaaaaaaaaaaaaaaaaaaaaaaaaaaaaaaaaaaaaagtgtttcacaataatttttaaaaaatggacaatttacattttatacctaataatatcattttacaaaaaattttaaagagttaacaaaatataaaaatgactatcaaaaggatttaaattatatatataggaattatattaagtattttattatatatctttaagtgtatccatatATATACATGAGGTTACAAGTTAGTTTTATATAATTTGTGACACATTAATTTGTACGACttagatattaaaatttataatatttttaatatcacTATTCTATAAAGGttcaaagaatatatatatatatatatagatatgttttggatttatattttctttttatttttttgacttaaactatagaaatatatttaaaagaggaaaaaagagtacaagtccCATTATCTTGAAGCTGTACAAAGATGAACACAGTGGTTAGCAACCCCACGAAAACAGaactaaaaaaagaatagaaaaagagCGACCAGAGTCTCAACAGTAGGGTCCTGCTAACTGCTAAGGCTAGCCGTTGGTACTCAAAATGACAGCAGGTTGAGTCTGAACTCGCTCGAggatttatattttcatatgtacatataaataataatttcaattcACAACCAgctataaaatattaattcagaataactaaaattaacctgaaaaagaaaaggcacaAAAACTCAATCCAGTAACGAGTACCCAGCTAGAATTTCCGAAAATCCACTCACCTTATAAAAGCAATTAGCTTTGTTCACGTCTCTAAAAAACCCTTTCATGTCATGAAAAGATTTGtctatttcaaatttgtttcttTAAGAAATGATGTTATGTTTGTTTACTGAGAAATAATGGGAAAGCAaaatagattttcttttcttttttcagtaTTCTTGGAATCCAAACATAGATGAAAGAAGGGCActttcatgttttaattttaaggGGTGAAGTCCAGCTCTCAGTCAGTGGATCTAGAAGTATGTGTGGTGCGGTGCAGGTACTTATATTTTCCGTTAAACACCAAAACAATCGGCAAAATAGTGCTATAACTTTGGTGTTGTCTTGTCTTAATGAAATGGCCCAttacatttgttttttcttgcaaATGATAGCGGcttcaattgtttttttacCCACTCAGCGGCCCGTTGTATGCAAGTTGCAACTGAGGGCTATGAGAAAGGTTATCGACCATGAGCCTAATTTATGTAGTCAAAGTCTATGGGTTGTAAAGCCCATTTTTTGAATGAGGAAAATATGGTTTGCAAAGCCCAATAAATGAAGTGAAACTCATGGGCCTTAAAGCCTATCTCTAAGGTAGAAATTTTGGTTTGCGAGACCCATCAAGTATAGTAGAGTAATTGGGCTTGAAAAGTGGGCCACTTGTATGAGAAAACCATGAGCTAAAATCGaacatatataaacatttagggtccgtttgaatTGAACTTATTGctactaaaactgaaaactaaaaatactgtaacaaaattatttttaaatgtgtgaatagtatcgtgagaccaatttttaatattttttaacccGT encodes:
- the LOC126704735 gene encoding cysteine-rich repeat secretory protein 38-like, with translation MAVGPMNSTCTTPYLKLIIILPFPSKNVFLTLHPLHLPSNLCSLFPKFQTTFGASLIFHFCSSSAGNFASNNSCELNLNNLLGNLYNQTPPQGFGLISVGISPNQAYGLSLCRGDVSATDCQTCVNEASSEIPHPCPYNKGAIIWYDNCLLKYLNTDFFHQIDNQNQFSLWNPQNASNTTTFTNQTRELLSLLATEATLTPKLYAVGELDYAVGGSYKLYGLVQCTRDLSSNDCFKCLDGIIGELPDCCNGKVGGRVATGRCNIRNEIYPFFSF